One Cyanobacteria bacterium GSL.Bin1 DNA segment encodes these proteins:
- a CDS encoding universal stress protein: MFSSLPDSPLIEFTILLLVSLIIPPIFERLRLPGLVGLLVAGIILGNDGLQLLDKDSETMKLLSDIGKIYLMFVAGLEIDLEEFRKKKNRALSFGLATFILPLLIGLGIAQGFDFGWNASILIGSLIASHTLLGFPIVNRLGVSSNESVIVTIGATIFTDIAALLVLAICIAIHAGDFSAFSLTMQLLALAVYTVLVLFGIDWAGKKYFQRTGDEESNQFLFVLLVVFLASVGAQIINVDKIVGAFLVGLAVNDVVGHSPVEEKVEFVGSTLFIPFFFVSMGLLLDIPVFIETIRFNFAFPLAMIAGLFVSKFLATLVAKVLYRYSWDETLTMWSLSLPQVAATLAAALAGVQAGLIPQEVFNTVIVLMLVTSLLGPLLTERFGRKLPLAKTGLDTGEDWVWWEQVEKELQQETQNPALLKAQENLFTVVVPVYNPMTERYLIEMGALLARHELGIVVPLTVVQAHVHMDEPQLSVSIQQQEKLLAKGQHYSEEFDVRANPLLRIDDDIAEGITRTAREQKASLIVMGWSETTIALRSRLFGSLINNVIWSSHCPVAVTRLLDEPIHLHRILVPVKNLTVAAVRAIRFSQLFADTHRSSVTYLHVCDPRTSKEQIQAFEQEIEQVLQQRGAKIRYRIKTIAHERTAEVIVRAARSFDLVVLRSLRRRTAGGLAVSDITTEVINSLTCSLILFGEPHS; encoded by the coding sequence TTGTTTTCTTCTCTCCCCGATAGTCCACTGATTGAATTCACCATTCTACTGCTGGTTAGCCTAATCATTCCTCCTATTTTTGAGCGGTTGCGCTTACCAGGGCTAGTCGGGCTACTCGTGGCTGGCATCATTCTTGGTAATGATGGCTTACAACTGCTCGACAAAGACAGTGAAACCATGAAACTGCTGTCGGATATCGGGAAAATCTATTTGATGTTTGTTGCTGGCTTAGAAATTGATTTAGAGGAGTTTCGGAAAAAGAAAAATCGCGCTCTCAGTTTTGGTCTGGCAACTTTTATCTTACCTTTATTAATCGGATTGGGAATTGCGCAAGGATTTGATTTTGGCTGGAATGCATCGATTTTAATTGGCTCTCTGATTGCTTCACACACGCTTTTAGGTTTCCCGATTGTGAATCGTCTTGGGGTCAGTAGTAATGAATCGGTAATTGTGACGATTGGAGCAACAATTTTTACGGATATCGCCGCGCTACTGGTCTTAGCAATTTGTATTGCCATCCATGCCGGAGACTTTTCGGCATTTAGTTTGACAATGCAGTTGTTGGCACTTGCGGTCTATACTGTTTTAGTTTTATTTGGAATTGATTGGGCGGGTAAGAAATACTTTCAACGCACCGGAGATGAGGAAAGTAATCAGTTTTTGTTTGTGTTACTTGTTGTCTTTTTAGCCTCAGTCGGTGCCCAAATCATCAATGTGGACAAAATTGTTGGCGCATTTTTAGTCGGTTTAGCCGTTAATGATGTAGTTGGACATAGTCCAGTTGAAGAAAAAGTGGAGTTTGTGGGCAGTACCCTGTTTATTCCTTTCTTTTTTGTCAGCATGGGCTTGTTACTGGATATTCCAGTTTTTATCGAGACGATTCGTTTTAATTTTGCCTTCCCCTTAGCGATGATTGCCGGCTTATTTGTTTCAAAGTTCTTAGCCACTTTGGTGGCAAAAGTGCTGTATCGCTATTCTTGGGATGAAACCTTGACCATGTGGTCGCTGTCTCTACCGCAAGTAGCGGCAACCTTAGCAGCAGCTTTAGCAGGAGTGCAAGCGGGGTTAATTCCCCAAGAAGTGTTTAATACGGTAATTGTTTTAATGCTGGTGACTTCTCTATTGGGACCCTTATTAACCGAACGCTTTGGACGGAAATTGCCTTTAGCTAAAACTGGACTTGATACGGGAGAAGATTGGGTTTGGTGGGAACAGGTAGAGAAAGAATTACAACAAGAAACCCAGAATCCAGCTTTGCTGAAAGCGCAAGAAAATCTGTTTACCGTTGTGGTTCCGGTTTATAATCCGATGACGGAACGCTATTTGATTGAAATGGGAGCGCTGTTAGCGCGTCACGAGTTGGGAATAGTGGTGCCTTTAACGGTAGTACAAGCTCATGTCCATATGGATGAGCCCCAACTTTCCGTTTCTATTCAACAGCAAGAAAAACTCTTAGCGAAAGGGCAGCATTACAGCGAAGAATTTGATGTCAGAGCCAATCCGTTATTGCGGATTGATGATGATATTGCAGAAGGCATTACCCGCACGGCAAGAGAACAAAAAGCAAGTTTAATTGTTATGGGTTGGAGTGAAACAACGATCGCGCTGCGATCGCGCTTATTTGGCAGTTTAATCAATAATGTCATTTGGTCGTCCCATTGTCCAGTGGCGGTCACGCGCTTACTCGATGAACCAATTCATCTGCACCGCATTCTTGTCCCGGTAAAGAATTTGACTGTGGCTGCTGTCCGCGCCATTCGTTTTTCACAATTATTTGCCGATACCCATCGTTCTTCAGTAACGTACCTTCATGTCTGTGACCCAAGAACAAGTAAAGAACAAATCCAAGCCTTTGAACAAGAAATTGAACAAGTTTTACAGCAGAGGGGCGCTAAAATTCGCTATCGGATTAAAACCATTGCTCATGAACGGACAGCAGAAGTAATTGTCCGCGCAGCGCGATCATTTGATTTGGTCGTGCTGCGATCACTGCGTCGTCGCACGGCTGGCGGGTTAGCTGTTAGTGATATCACAACTGAGGTCATCAACTCTCTTACTTGTTCGTTAATCTTATTCGGTGAACCCCATTCTTGA
- a CDS encoding glutamate racemase, which yields MNLLQGINLFTHQLSQQQIVPQHPIGVFDSGLGGLTVLRELYRQLPQESLLYFADTARLPYGSRSHDEIVQFCREILHWMTAQGVKMVIMACNTSSALALETVRSEFNLPILGVILPGARAAVAVGKRIGVIATPATATSNAYRQAILEVDHRAQVWQVSCPEFVPLIEQNRLNDPYVREVAQTYLASLQEKQIDTLVYGCTHYPYLAPVLGDILPSTIQFIDPAEHVVTATEQELELMGLKNLDAPAPTRFCVSGNPQQFAERARHWLGCSPLVEQIQLPTLVHTYRREMSISLE from the coding sequence ATGAATCTGTTACAGGGGATTAATTTGTTCACTCATCAACTCTCCCAACAACAAATCGTTCCTCAACATCCCATAGGCGTCTTTGATAGTGGCTTAGGAGGATTAACGGTTTTACGGGAACTCTATCGACAACTTCCACAAGAATCACTCCTTTATTTTGCTGATACCGCTCGTCTTCCCTATGGCAGCCGCTCTCATGATGAAATTGTGCAGTTCTGCCGGGAAATTTTGCATTGGATGACTGCTCAAGGGGTAAAAATGGTCATCATGGCTTGTAACACCTCTTCTGCCCTCGCCTTAGAAACAGTGCGCTCAGAGTTTAATCTTCCGATTCTGGGCGTTATTTTACCCGGAGCACGAGCGGCTGTGGCAGTAGGCAAACGCATTGGTGTGATTGCAACACCAGCCACCGCGACGAGTAACGCCTATAGACAAGCCATTCTGGAAGTCGATCATCGTGCTCAAGTTTGGCAAGTGAGTTGTCCTGAATTTGTCCCTTTAATTGAGCAAAACCGTCTCAATGACCCCTATGTTCGAGAAGTCGCTCAAACCTATTTAGCTTCTCTACAGGAAAAACAAATTGATACTCTCGTGTATGGGTGTACTCACTATCCTTACTTAGCACCGGTTTTAGGGGATATTTTACCAAGTACCATTCAGTTTATTGACCCGGCTGAGCATGTCGTCACCGCCACAGAACAAGAACTAGAATTAATGGGGTTAAAGAATCTTGATGCACCAGCACCAACCCGTTTTTGCGTTAGTGGTAATCCCCAACAATTTGCTGAACGGGCTCGCCATTGGTTGGGTTGTTCACCTCTTGTAGAGCAAATACAATTGCCAACCCTGGTTCACACCTATCGACGAGAAATGTCTATTTCTTTAGAATAA